The following DNA comes from Solanum stenotomum isolate F172 chromosome 11, ASM1918654v1, whole genome shotgun sequence.
CTGGCTACAAAACGGAACAGAACAGAGGCGTGGGAGATGTTTTATAACAGCCTTGTTGACAAGCTACAAGGTAGTTATAGCAAAGACGAGCATATCGAAAGGCTACTCAATCTATGTTATCAAGATCTGCCTTTCTATCTCAAGTCTTGTTTCACTTATCTGAGCATATTTCCAAAATATTATGTCATCGATAAGGTGAGACTGATTCGACTGTTGGTAGCACAAGGATTTGTCCTTGAAAGAGAAGATAAAGCAATAGCACAAGTTGCTGATAGCTATCTCAACGAACTCGCAAACAGAAGCTTGATCCAAGTTGCTGAAAGGTACTCTAATGGAAGATTAGACTCCTTCACCATCCATAACTTGTGGTATGAGATCATTCTTTCTAAATCACCAGAAAGGGTCACAACAACTACAGCTAATGGTGAAGAAACTACAAGGAAGCCTCACAAAATCAGACATCTTGTAATCCATGATCAGTTGGCTAATGATATACAAGGCATTGATCAGTTTAAGCATCTTCACTCTCTAATAACCCTCGGGTCATCGGATTCTGTCTCTAATTCATTCTTGCAGAAGCTGTTATCAGGCAGTTTTAAACTACTCAAGGTGTTAGACTTGACAGAAGCCCCGTTGACGAAAATCCCTGAAGGAGTCTTTGAATTGTTTCATCTCAAGTTTCTAAACTTGAGGAGTACTAAGATAAAACACCTGCCAGGATCAATAGGGAAGCTAGAGAGCCTTGAGTTCTTGGACCTAAGGGACACATTGGTAGAAAAATTACCTGTTGAGATACTCAACCTTCAGTACCTTTGCCATATCTTCGTTTATCGACGTGGTGCTGGGTTTTTTCATGGTTTCAAAGCTCCTAAGAAGATAGGGACCCTGGTGTCCTTAGAAGCGGTGAATCTTATCAATGCCACAACAACCACAGTGATCGAATTGGGAAAGTTAACAAGACTAAGAATGTTATTCATCGCGAGGCTGAGAAGAAAACATGGGAGGGATCTTTGTTCTTCCCTTGACAAGTTGATAAATCTTCAGCAACTAACTATCTCATCTTATGGGGTGAGTGATATTATTGATTTGCACTATCCCCTTTCCTCTACACACTCATCCCTTCGAACATTAATCTTCGAAGGTCGTTTAGAGAGGTTTCCACAATGGATGACCACTCTTCATGCCTTAACCACTGTTACTCTAAAATGGAGCAAGTTAATGGACAATGCACTAGACATTCTTCAAGATTTGCCCAACCTTATGAACCTCGTGCTAGACCTGGCCTACGAAGGCGAAGAATTGAGGTTCAGGGCAGGTGGATTCAAGAAACTGAATAAACTATGTATTTGGAACTCTACAAAACTGAGACAAATGAAAGTGGAAAAGGGTGCAATGCCTTTTCTTGAAGAGCTTCAACTGCGCAACTGCAGATTAATGGAGGAGTTGCCCTTTGGGATTGAGCATTTGAGCAAGCTTCAGTATCTTTCACTtgaaaaaatttctaaaaagttGTCAGTAACTGTGCAGCTTAAGAGCAGTCAAAGTGGGGATTACTGGAAAATTGCTCATGTTCCCAGAGTTTATGTAGAAGACTAGTAGAAAAGATGGAAGGCAGATAGGAATAAGATATGCAACAGAAGAGAAACAGTGTCCTATTGATCAAGTACCATATTTTCTAAGCTTATTTGTAGTTCAACATATGTATTTACCATGTAATAATCTGAGTTCACCACGTTTTCTCTTTAATATTCGAAGAATTCAGAGGCAATATTACTCTTGCTATTCAGAAGAACACAAAATATGTAGCAGAATGCATAGGAGCAGGCAAAAGGGGTCGTTAACAGATCTTAAAAAAGTGGTACATAAACATCAAATATATACAAGATTCGTGTTTGAATAGCGTACTAGTATTTTGTCACACCAGGAATCAAGAGAGTATTACTCCACTTTCCACCCTTTTGATTGACCTTATATAAACTTGCAGTATGAAATTACTACTTTGCCTTCTTTTTTCCCCTTATGTTAGCCAAACTCTCTAAACTCAAAACAAGATCAGTTCAAAGTTCATAGCCTGGGAACCTGGAATTCTTCGGTGCAAGTAAGTCGAACAAGAAACAAGCAACACCACCTAATCCTTGGAAAAGGGAGTAGGAATGATCTGCTTCATTGCGATGCCTTTCGTTCATGATCGTTCTTGCATTTTGATACAAGCAGCTTGCAAAAGCTTTTGCTCTTTCTTCGTATATACTCTCCCCAGTTAGCCGATACAGGGAAAGGAACGCGTAAGCATTTCCAGATGCACCATCCGCAAGTCCCACTCTCTCGACCAACCCACTTTTCCACACTACCTCTCCACCTTCTATTGCAGCACCACGAAACTCCCTATCATCTGATAGTACCTGCggcagaagaaaaaaaaatataagtcattGTTCATCGTCATTCTTCACTACTTTGTTCACTAAATTGTAACAATATGATACTCTTTCTTGTTCTCCTTTTCCCGGTCATAGTAGTAGAATCAGAAATTCTAGCAAGAGGATTCAGAAAAATGCAAGAGTACCACGCTTAAAATTCAAACTTGCAAcctaaaacaatttttaatcACCTTCATATGGCTCACTCTGCCCTTTATGCAAGGAATTTAACAGATATATGTACACATATTGTCCACAGCATAATTTTCTTACAAGGAAATTTAATTAAGACCCCTTTGCATCCATCCACCTCTATCCCTGGCTCGAGCAGCCCAAGAGACGGGATGCTTCTCCAACTTTTCAAATAAGAACCTTAATAGAAACCCAATATTGGTTTGGAGAAGTCCAGAAAATCCCAGATTGAACACAGGAAAAGGGAATAAGAACATGCTTAAcatttttgtagttaattcttattttctttgaatATGTCACTGATTATAAGTACGGGGTATAAGTATAACTAGAAAAAGCTCATTGCCTCAATCTAACAGGTACTAACCTCAGATACTTTGCACATAGTAATGGTAATGCCTGTGGCACCATGGGACCATTGTACCAGCTTGTCTCTTGGATTCCCTTCACTGACAGGATAATTACCACTGTGGGGAAACCTATTGCTCATCATGTACCTTAAGGTTTCCTTAACATCTTCAAGATCTTCTTGAGAGAGAGGAAAATGAAGTAATACGTGAAGAATACCAGCAAGGCCGTGAGCTGCACCCCAATACCTTGTCCCGTGCCATCTATACATCAGAGGGCATGCGGGGTTATCAGATGCCCCTGCTCTCCCTCCTGCTAGTATTGCTTCAACCACAGGCATAAGATAATCTTCTGGTACTGACTCCACTCCCAAGTACTTCCTGATAAACAATGCTGCCCATAAGAAGCCAGCTCGTCCATAAAGGAGGTCATATGACATTCCAAAGCCTCCATCTTCAGGTCCAACAGGAAGGGCTCTCTCTTGTGCTACCTGAAAGTAATAAACAAGACAGATTACAGTAGCGGAGAGGCATCTGGACGTAGATGATGTAGAGGCTAAAGCAATGACAACAACATAATGAGATATATTTTTGCATTAGATGCTGAAGCAATCACCATTACATTATGTGGTTCCACATGGAAGAATAAACCAGTGCTAATGCTGAGGATTCTCCAGTGCATTTGATTTGCAAGCATATAACTAACCACGCAAGCATGtctctagaaaatattttcttcctcACCAGGTCAAATGTTTTCCCTAAGCAATTACCAAGAACAAGTATTATACATTATATGCCATCCTTAGAATTTGTGAAATCCTTTACAAGTATGATTTGGTCATGTTGGCCTTTACCAGTTTACCTAGTGCAAGTCATTTATATAAAACGATCTTCTAAGTTAACAGTTTCTAACCCctctcaaaataaaatgaatggCTGCAGAGAACAACCAGTTACGAGCAGACAATGTTAATTCCAATCATCTCCAATTGGAAATTACCAATCcaataaacataaataaagaaGTCTCTCCTGCCATTCAGGTTTACTTGACAAATTATTCATCACAACTAGGATAAAGTTTGCAGTGCAACAGATTTATAACTCTTCACATTGTCATTTTCAGTTTATCCCTCTATGGCAAGGGAAACCTTCAGGAGTGTCCCTAATATCCCATCTACATTGTCCCAACTATCTAAAGGACGTAGAGCATTCTCTGATGAACATGGCATCCCAAAGTTGAGCAAAAATGATCTATTGCtgatattaagtaataatttacatctaaaagttaagaaaaaaaaagaaatacagataaagtttatttagattttaggtcTCTAATTATGTTGAGTCGCCCCTAAACATTAGCTTCCCAAAATTTACAGTAACATGCCATTTACTCTTCCTGTCTCCCCATATCTAGTGAAGCAACTCATATGAAGTCAATTAATACCAAATGGATATGTTTTAAGAAAAgcacttcataaaaaatatgtttggtAAGCTCAATTATCTTTACACCGATCGAAGGAAAAATGACGAAATCATAATAGGATTGTGTTTGGTACCTCAAGGAAATGGTTCAAATACAAGTCACGTTTGTGTTGGTCCCCACAATAGTTGGCAGCAACAGCACCAAGAGCATAGACCCCTCCTCTTCCACACAGAAAAGTCACATGTCTGGTCCCAAAAAAGTTCAAAGATAAGAAACATTTGAACTATTAGATATTTAATGACCCAAAAATAAAGACTTAAAGTAAATGAATTCTACACACTAAAATCATAGCTCCAAACTCACAACTAAATTCGATTTCAATCACTAGTGGGCTCCCAAAGATCAAAAGATCAAGCTCGCGTATGATACATGTACCATATCGTTCAGTATTCTATTATAAGTACTATACTATtttctttgtcccaatttatgtgatacaattttcattttagtttgtCGCAAAATAATGACTTATctatatattaaaaacaaaTCAACTTTCATTCTtccattttatctttaataagatgattttatagtcacacaaatatccAGATTTATTTTAGACCACGAGTTCAAAAcgtttttctttcttcttaaacTTCGCAACCAGTAGCATGAATGGAGAGGGGGACAGAGGGAGAGTTCCACAAAGGTGTAGACTTGATTGCTCCACGTTACACATCTCATTTaatagtcacacaaatatccagattcattttagaccacaagttaaaaacgtttttctttcttctcaaaCTTCGCGACCAGTAGAGGGGCGGAGGGAGAGTTCCACAAAGGTGTAGATTTGATTGCTCCACGTTACACATCTCATGCTTCAATATTTTAGCATGTGTCTTTTGGAGATATCTTAAGGTATATCTTTCAAAAATGCATCTGATTCTCAAGTTCTAGGGAGTGACGGCGACAGTTCTTGCAAAGACCAAACTAGCATGATACTATTATCCAAGATGTGATTCTTTTGTCTGTACAAAATTATATCTAACCCAGTTGTTCTCTTTTACAATTTCCACAAAAATAGACTTTACTCATCAAAGAACCAGTCGTCAGAATTCAATTTTTGACAAAGAAAGCAGTAGCAGTTTCTCATTTCATTAATACATGTTTGGAGCAGCACAGAGAAACACACTAAAATATAAAGCTAAGAAAACAAGGAATTAGAGTACATTTTTTCCTAGCATGCTTTGTCACTATCTAGTCACCATTAATAAGTCTGAAAACTCAGAAGAAACTTTGTATTCAGCCTTCCCATACATTTCATAGTACTATTCGTAAATCATTTTTGTTGGAATTTTAGCTAGAAAAGCTTGACTAACTTTAGATACCGCATATTTAAAGTTGTTCCGAAGTAATTAAACgtgcattttttttatttacaaccTAAGACATAACTTAAATGGGTATCTGTTCACTTCCCCtattattttctctaataaaTCGGCCCTACACCAACTCTTGACGTAGTCTTATAGTTTAAAAAGATATTCCTTTGTTCCAGAGTAGCAAATGAACGTTCTTAAGTTCAATTAACATCAATTAATTACTCATTCAATTGAGTAATAGGATTAAgttgatttaaaaaattaaaggaggAAAAAGTAGGAACCTCGTGACTGTGCGTGCAAGGTCGGCACACGCGTCAACTATCTCCGAGCACAATTCCAAGTCCTTCCGATCACCGGTGGCCTCGTACGACCTCAAACAGGTAAACGCCGTCCCTAGCAAACCTGTATACATCGTCGGATCTGTGACGCTGCCGGCACTCCTTCCGTTTTCTTTCCATGTCATTTCTACTACCTGAATTCATCACAGAATCACACAAAATTCAGCATTCAGTTGCCAAAATCGCCCCGCACTACGCAAATTTACACCGGAAAATAACTATTTCCCGGCGTTTTTCGACAGGAAAATGGATATATACAGTAGTTCTCATGAACTTCTCCGTACTATGACAATTTCCGGCGGATTTTCCggcaaaataaaatgagaaagtcTCCGATCTCCTTAATTTTAGTTCAGTTTTCACGAAAACTAGAATTTCTCAATTTTCCTAGCTGAGGAAAAAAAATCCGCTACATAAATTTAGCAAAAGATTGCTGATctcaaactcaaactcaaacacATTATTACAGTATATTTTACCAACAATTAGctcaaatgatcaataaacACAGTTGCCAGAAAAAAATACTCTATTAATTGCTCTATCTAGCACCACATTAACAACAAAATTCATAACCGAATCCAGTTTTGTCTTGTACGGATATATTACAAAAACTTGATCGcaacaaattattaaaaaatccTACTAATTACTCTAGTTAGCTACAAAATTCGTAACTAAATCTAGTTTTTTCTTGTAGTTATATTACAAAACTTGACAAATAAGCAACAAATTAccaaaatattcaattaattaCCGAATCTAGTTTTTTCTTATACTGATATTACAAAAAACTTGATCCATTAGcaacaaattatcaaaaaaaactCTATTAATTACTCTATTTAGCTACAAATTCACAACTGAATCTCGTTTTTCTAAGCTTGATTAATGCAAAATCAATGCACGGTATCATATAAGCAAGCAACTACAATTTTCAAGCAAATCTCAACTGATAATAACTCACCTGATCTTTGAGAGAGATTGCAGCTTGGAGAAAAGTTTCAGAAGTGTGAGAAACATTGTGAGCCGTAGGCTGATGATGTTGATCAGAATCAACCCGTTCATTTCCATCATCACTGTTGTTTTTCTGTGAAGCAGTTAATTGCACTACTGAAGAAGACATATTTCTGAAAATGGAACTGaaaaattgttattattgttcttcaaattaaatttttttctgtTACGTGGATGCCTTTTTATAGTGGTGAAAAGCGGAATACATGCGATTGTAGGAGATAAAAGGGGTACACGGTGATGCGGTGGACACGTGCCACTTTATCAGAGGGATAATAATGAGTAATCAAATTAGTGAGAGAGTTTAAGAGGTAGAAGAGTTGGCAGTGGGTCCCATCAATTAAGTGAACGTCTTTTAATTTGGCCTCAACTGATGCTTATGCAGTGTAACTTTGAATGTGTATAAATCgacatttaatttatataaaattaaataaatgacatatttatatcATACATgacaatttatatattatatcaatttttataataataataatattattttaatttttttaaaatatataatataattttaccATTTCTATTTCTCCACTCCTGCACCGTCTTTGTGAGTGACAGATAGAAGGTAAGGATGACACTACGCCACCTGTGTGACATCAATGAGAAACCTCATGGGATAAGAAACAAACTTTAAACGTGGTCGTTTATtcgtcttaatttatgtgaaagattatatgattataaattattttgttaacagtaaaataaaatattggagTATTAAGAAATCTTTTTTCTAGTACGAAAAGATTGGAAAGAAATACTTATTCATAATCGTGCTCACGATATTAGATAGTCAAGTGCAGAGTGAATtactattgaaaatatttaaatagtaaGCCCACCAAGCCCTCCTATTTCGACTTTTCTAAAGCTTCTTATAACACAGTCGaaataatgataaatttactACCCTGTGGAGATAGAGCGATATATCTATTGGATATGATAAAGTTGTGGGGGCTATTTGGTAAATGGGAATTTGAGGGTACAATTCTGAAATTAGGCATGTGAGAAAAGTGGGTGGGTgggatattttatttgtggctattaatgcaacaaaaaaatgattatgTTTGGATTATGTTTTTATGGGGGGGTACATCATGCATTTCACGTGATCAAATTGGAAAGCTAAAATAcgatatttatatatttttataataattttggaTAATGATTTAAAGGTGAAAATATACGATGAAGTTGtgcataataataaatatataacaaagTGTTTTGAAAGGAGTTAATTGGTGCATTTAGAATTATGTAcccttttttttggtttcctaTTGATATCTGGAGTTCACAATAGAGTCCGATTAAATTCCTAAATTCGGATCGCGCACTACAGAACTCATTCGAAGGTAACGCTTCCAACATGATTTTTTCCATATTCAAGGCTCGAACCCGAATTCTCTGATTAAGGGTGAAGCAGTTCAAACACTGCACCACCATTTGAGGGTGACGCTTTCAACGTGATTTTTTCTATATCAAGGCTCGAGTTTGAGACCTTTGGTTAAGAGTGAAGCAGTCTCCTGCACTACACAATCCATGTTGGTAGAATTATGTACCTACCATATTGttacacatgatttttttcataaaaaatgaagGATAGATACCAAATCATGTGTTGAAATCTCTTAACCTCAaattaaacatgaatttttTGACCTAACTATATATGGATTATATACAAAAAGGTTCTCTATGTGTGAACGGTACAAAGTTACAAAATCAAACGTCATTAGTTTACTGCaatttatcataattatttattctaaCTATGGCTAAGCTTTATCAATAATCTCAACGTGTTTCTTTTTATCTTAATATAtcattataatttgaaaattttgtagTAGGTTAACAAAAGAACTAAGTTGGTAATTCACACATCTGGGcataaagtttttcttttattttcacaCTCGTTTGATATTCACATTGAATCCAATTAAATCTTAATTTATATCGACATACACAtaattcaattttgaaaattttaattaaacatgaaaaaatactTACTGTTCCATCAGAACCTTGTTGGTATCAACATAAGTCTGTTCTTATCAAAAGCTTGTTGGTATCGACATAAAGTTTGTTCTTATATCTTTACCTTAAAATATATCTATATTATATTCTTAGAAACTGTCTATTCTTATAAAACCTACTACTCTCTTCATTCACATTTAGCTTCTCGAGAATCAAAGTGTATGGATTATGACcaatattttatgatatttgttcatcatattaatatgagaagGATTgcaacttataatatttttcatatagctttcaaatatcaaaattctaaataatgaattaatctaattcaatttatCTCCGAAGATTAGTCAAATTGAATCGTAAATCAAaacatgacaagtaaaagtgagcGGACGACAAAAAATATCGAAATTCTGTTAACTAAGAGCTCAATTATGTTCAAAATAGTAACAAGAACTTAAGGAAATCAAGAGTAACGCAGATAAAAAACTGCTGTTAACTTCTAAATAATGTATTCTATCACAACAGAACAAATTATAGTTCCAGGTAAAAATAGTCTCCAGAACATATACCACTTCTGGCAGAAATTTCAGTTCTTGGCCCTAACAGAGTTGTTTTCCTTGATCCTAGCTCGGGTATCCAGCTTGACAAAACGTTTGAGGTCATCGTAAGGGAGAGACTCGAGATTTTTCCTTCTCAGTTCACTAAGTGCCGGGCGTTTATCCAGCAGGTGCCACAGCCAATCAGGGTATTCTGAGTCGGGCAACACTTTTGGATCGGCTCCATCCTTGAGAATATTTGCCCCGACTACTGTACTGGCCTTGACTTCCTTGCTAATTGTTGATGCCTTTGGACCATCTCCAGCTGCACCACCTTTTCCACCTTTCTTTTTACCACCTCCAACAGCAAATGTTCTACAACCTCCTATTTGAATAACCTCATGAAAGTTAACGTTTCTCAATGATCTGATGTAAGTTAATGCCATAATCCTTGCCCCTGCAGCATCAACCAGTATAAATAGTGTCAAAACGTAATTTTTTGCGCTGTTACTAACTCAACATTTGTCAAATTCAACAAAATGCCCTAATAAATAGGGAAGGACAAAAACAAACTCAATAATAGCTCAAGAGAACGCTTGCATGTTAGAAGGGGCAAAAAACACTGACGAGATTGACCACTTAACAGTTTAATGCAACCAAAAACACAGCCAGAGGAATGTATTGATATTTAAATATATCTGAGTCAGTACAGAGAAAGAATATACGATAATAAGCACAGTAGACCTCTCAAGACGCTGCTAGTCCTTGCTTGCTCCTACAAAATCCTCAGTGTCTTCCATGGAAAACTTTACCTAATCTAATACTCAACAATGTCCAGATTTAGTCCATAGCGCTAAGCAATTTCTTGACAATAAAGACTATGTACACTGTTGCACTAAATGCACTAGTTGTTGCCTGAcgtgttataacttataaggcCTTCATGAGGACCTTGACTGAGAGCTGTTAGGAGTAAATTGCTCATGTATCAAAGACCATGTAAAGCACTAATGTTTTTCTTCACAGAGACCTTAGGTTCTGTTTGGTTGCAAAGATCTTTCGGTTCTCATATTTATGTTTTCACCACAAAAAGAGAGGGAAAAGTAAAAGCCCTACTCGGAATCCTTCTTGAGAAGACAACTATGCCTTAATTCTAATATCGGTGAGCTAGACAATATGAGTTCTCATTTTTCATGTCGCTCCAGTTAAACCTGTCTCAATCCAACATTTGAAAATTTAAGTTCTGTAGCATGAGAAGTTCTACACATGTTACTGACATATAAATTTCTAACAACCTAAAAGACTCTTATCATATATTGGACCAAATGCAAGAGTACAACGATGACGacgacaacaacaacagcaacaaaCATCTCAGAGTAACCTTAGGTTCTATTTGCTTGCAAAGATCTTCTGTTCTCATGTTTATATCTTCACCTACATAAAGAAGAGAGGGAAAAGTAAAAGCTGAAGTAAACACCCCACTTGGAATCTCGTGAGAATAGAATAACTACGCCTCAATCCCCGTCTAGTTAGGCTCAATTATGGAATTCTCACATTTATGCTCCATTTAAACCCATCTCAATCCAATATTTGATGGTTTAGGTTCCCTACTATTAGAAGTTTTCAATGACACAAATATCCAACAAGACCAAAACACTTGTATTGGACAACCAGTAAACATGTACCAACTTAACTAAAACTTAATCCTTCCAAATAATAGTGTGATGGAAAGTTATCAGTTAAAAtactcaacaacaataatacaAATCAGGGGCTgcatttttcaagaaaatattaggCATACTTCCAGACCACCTTTTCTGTTACCCAGTGTTAACAAACAGTAAGggctcgtttggtgtgagggattaGTAATAATAGTGAAGGGATAAAGAAATAgtgatggaaaaaaaaaattatgttgtttggttgccatgtttgggataacttatcccaccatttatatcatagtgatggataagttatcccatacaCATGgtaggataagttatcccaggatagcTAGCCCCAGGATAACTTGTTTCCAACCAAACGATCCCTAAGATTCTCCTGCTGGAACTcaatcttcaaaaaaataaattatcagtTAAATTCAATCTTCAACTTGAGAAGCTTCTATCATCACAAACTTATGCGTAATAAGATATTACACCATAAAAGTTGTTGCAAACTGAACACCAAATAATAGTAGCAACTCGATCTCTCTTGCTGAACTACAGTATAAACATAAAAAGACCGAGCATGTGAGAGATTTAGTACTGCATTGATGACAAGAGATTGATATTTGTTtgtatagaagaaaaaaagaaaagcaaaaagGGAGGCATATTTTGAACACAGAGGAATATAGTAATCGACAAGACCTTAAGCTTAGACTTCATGAAGCAAGATAATTAGAAAATAAGGACAATCTTTTCTTATATTGAAGTAAGTTA
Coding sequences within:
- the LOC125846068 gene encoding disease resistance protein RPM1-like, whose translation is MAESAVTFLVHKLSALLHPGKKFLANFQEEIVYIRDAFEKMKAFSRVADANEDEEDDELQLWIKQVQDLAHDVQDILEKHVVTCSNYQEKGTWTWKKPDHHSLMYEKKFEVQNDNLSMLLEGIEARVIVISAGHRTFLQKYGVITGDTLCNSSHEDVPLDDDADLVGVEDYKSVLLDWLLSDDPEWKLYCVIGARGIGKTTLVKKVYDDASVKKHFNCIVWIEVSRFSTVKELLRSIITPENDQSRRAIDAMDSDMLAEFIQDVLESSRYFVVLDDVPGVRSWRALKGMFPIENCGSRVIITSRNADIHTICLEPGCHSHFYKMNPMSEEESWILFCRKAFSGSLLCPPSLVQVSKDIIEKCNGLPMAILVIAGALATKRNRTEAWEMFYNSLVDKLQGSYSKDEHIERLLNLCYQDLPFYLKSCFTYLSIFPKYYVIDKVRLIRLLVAQGFVLEREDKAIAQVADSYLNELANRSLIQVAERYSNGRLDSFTIHNLWYEIILSKSPERVTTTTANGEETTRKPHKIRHLVIHDQLANDIQGIDQFKHLHSLITLGSSDSVSNSFLQKLLSGSFKLLKVLDLTEAPLTKIPEGVFELFHLKFLNLRSTKIKHLPGSIGKLESLEFLDLRDTLVEKLPVEILNLQYLCHIFVYRRGAGFFHGFKAPKKIGTLVSLEAVNLINATTTTVIELGKLTRLRMLFIARLRRKHGRDLCSSLDKLINLQQLTISSYGQVNGQCTRHSSRFAQPYEPRARPGLRRRRIEVQGRWIQETE
- the LOC125845200 gene encoding lanC-like protein GCL1, with translation MSSSVVQLTASQKNNSDDGNERVDSDQHHQPTAHNVSHTSETFLQAAISLKDQVVEMTWKENGRSAGSVTDPTMYTGLLGTAFTCLRSYEATGDRKDLELCSEIVDACADLARTVTRHVTFLCGRGGVYALGAVAANYCGDQHKRDLYLNHFLEVAQERALPVGPEDGGFGMSYDLLYGRAGFLWAALFIRKYLGVESVPEDYLMPVVEAILAGGRAGASDNPACPLMYRWHGTRYWGAAHGLAGILHVLLHFPLSQEDLEDVKETLRYMMSNRFPHSGNYPVSEGNPRDKLVQWSHGATGITITMCKVSEVLSDDREFRGAAIEGGEVVWKSGLVERVGLADGASGNAYAFLSLYRLTGESIYEERAKAFASCLYQNARTIMNERHRNEADHSYSLFQGLGGVACFLFDLLAPKNSRFPGYEL
- the LOC125845222 gene encoding 54S ribosomal protein L37, mitochondrial-like; translated protein: MALTYIRSLRNVNFHEVIQIGGCRTFAVGGGKKKGGKGGAAGDGPKASTISKEVKASTVVGANILKDGADPKVLPDSEYPDWLWHLLDKRPALSELRRKNLESLPYDDLKRFVKLDTRARIKENNSVRAKN